From Centropristis striata isolate RG_2023a ecotype Rhode Island chromosome 16, C.striata_1.0, whole genome shotgun sequence, a single genomic window includes:
- the commd8 gene encoding COMM domain-containing protein 8, producing MVVLLNRLPLTDCLQLCHRVVDGLCGREPPRRCDYSATWSLEEWLQLLRSLTALFQLAVGSSSSDDEVQAGLAGLGSSHAEAVLSVLRARRDEIHHALLDKTNSISSTTLQDFDWQLKLALSSDKISSLHTPLLRLSLDVREDRALRSVTMEMNRDELNTLISSLEAANKVVLQLK from the exons ATGGTTGTTCTCCTGAACCGGTTACCTCTCACAGACTGTCTACAA CTCTGTCACAGGGTGGTGGATGGACTGTGCGGGCGGGAGCCTCCTCGCAGGTGTGATTACAGCGCCACCTGGAGCCTGGAGGAGTGGCTGCAGCTGCTCCGCTCCCTGACAGCACTCTTCCAGCTGGCAGTGGGGAGCAGCAGCTCTGATGACGAG gtGCAGGCAGGGCTGGCAGGTCTGGGCAGCAGCCATGCTGAGGCGGTGCTCAGTGTGCTGAGAGCCCGACGGGACGAGATCCACCATGCTCTGCTGGACAAAACCAACTCCATCTCCTCTACTACTCTGCAGGACTTTGACTGGCAACTTAAG ttagctctgtccAGTGATAAGATCTCGTCTCTGCACACTCCTCTGCTCAGGCTCAGTCTGGATGTGAGAGAGGACCGAGCCCTCCGCTctgtaaccatggagatgaacAGAGACGAGTTGAACACACTCATCAGTTCACTGGAGGCTGCTAATAAG